In Dyadobacter sp. NIV53, a single window of DNA contains:
- a CDS encoding TonB-dependent receptor encodes MFKSFQTQHLKIFIAGLLLISYAGFGQSQNISGKVTSPNDQSPLPGINVLVKNGTAGTSTNAEGVYEIQAGEDAILVFSAIGYLSQEIPVKRRTQINVQISDDTRQLNELVVVGYGTQKKRDITGSVSSLDSRDFNKGVQTSVDQLISGRSAGVQVTQASSEPGGGVSIRIRGANSINANNEPLYVIDGLPINNSAVVPSSTVVTESAPRNPLNALNPNDIESVEILKDASATAIYGSRGANGVILITTKKGTKGKLNVNYSVSGGVSKVAKTVPMLDAKQYISLLNDLRADQKQQPEFTSEQIAQIGNGTDWQKEIFRTGSVQNHQLSFSGGQDKFSYYASLNYLDQKGVVISSGIKKYVGRVNLNYTDDKFKFGLSLNSSNVKDDFVPNGVSVNEGAGIINTAIFQDPTLAIKNANGTWAQTQIVNLENPLGLANEVKDFASSNRTFGCVFAEYFFLPELSAKINVGTDSQDSRRDIFTSRLTKRAEGTKGVASVLTSNSSNSLIEFTARYNKALNKNNQIEVLGGYTYQEFEVRSLSAGAQNFPLDALLTDNLGAGSQSTFSLGSGRTKNQLLSYLGRVNYNLYDKYLLTASIRADGSSRFGDNKKYGIFPSVALGWRLKDEIFLKNINTITDLKFRASYGLTGNQDIGSYNSLVLLGPQGQAIFDGTPYVGISTTQLPNPDLKWETTTQLDLGVDFGLFENRLTGSVDYFDKQTKDLLLQLPIPRTTGFTSTFKNVGGLKNSGFEFSLTSINITAPFTWRSSANFSVVKNKVTDLGTLPLILGGSAGFTNDFTIIRKGDPLNAYYGYIVDGVFQQGDDIAKSAQPLSRPGEYKYRDVNKDGTINSADRTILGSPFPKFTYGLNNDITYKSFNFSFFFQGVQGNKMFNLNRTESENPISFRRNRLEETYTDRWTPTNPTNKNSSAIPVAVSYTSNVNSRAVENASYLRLKTVQLTYNFPTGKWKSVRGVQVYVTAQNLFTITKYTGFDPEVSAFGTSNVRADYNAFPLSRTFTAGLSINL; translated from the coding sequence ATGTTTAAATCTTTCCAAACCCAACACTTAAAAATCTTTATCGCCGGGTTGCTTCTTATAAGCTACGCCGGATTTGGGCAGTCGCAGAACATTTCGGGCAAGGTAACATCACCGAACGACCAGTCTCCTTTGCCTGGAATCAATGTTTTGGTTAAAAATGGTACGGCCGGGACGTCTACAAATGCAGAAGGTGTTTATGAAATTCAGGCTGGTGAGGACGCAATTCTTGTTTTTTCAGCAATCGGGTATCTTTCACAGGAAATTCCTGTAAAACGCAGAACGCAGATCAATGTCCAGATCAGTGATGACACCCGCCAATTGAATGAACTGGTCGTGGTGGGTTACGGAACGCAAAAGAAAAGGGACATTACCGGTTCCGTCAGTTCGCTGGACAGCCGGGATTTCAACAAAGGTGTCCAGACTTCCGTTGACCAGCTTATTTCCGGCCGTTCTGCGGGTGTGCAGGTTACGCAGGCCAGTTCCGAACCGGGCGGAGGTGTGTCGATCCGGATCCGTGGTGCGAATTCGATCAACGCTAACAATGAGCCGCTTTATGTGATTGACGGTCTGCCGATCAACAATTCTGCTGTGGTACCAAGCTCTACGGTAGTAACGGAATCTGCCCCTAGAAATCCTTTGAACGCATTGAACCCCAATGATATAGAGTCCGTAGAAATACTGAAAGACGCTTCGGCAACGGCAATTTACGGCTCGCGCGGCGCGAATGGCGTAATCCTGATCACAACAAAAAAAGGAACGAAGGGAAAACTGAACGTTAATTATTCAGTATCAGGCGGTGTTTCCAAAGTGGCGAAAACAGTACCGATGCTGGATGCAAAACAATACATCAGTCTGCTCAATGACCTACGTGCTGATCAGAAACAACAGCCCGAATTCACAAGCGAACAAATAGCGCAGATCGGCAACGGAACCGACTGGCAAAAGGAGATTTTCAGAACTGGCTCTGTTCAGAATCATCAGCTGAGTTTTTCAGGAGGCCAGGATAAATTCAGCTATTACGCTTCCCTTAATTATCTGGACCAGAAGGGTGTGGTGATTAGTTCGGGGATCAAAAAATACGTGGGCCGTGTCAACCTGAATTACACCGATGATAAATTCAAATTCGGTTTGAGCCTGAATTCCAGTAATGTAAAAGATGATTTTGTGCCAAACGGCGTAAGTGTGAATGAGGGTGCAGGTATTATTAATACGGCCATTTTCCAGGATCCGACATTGGCTATCAAAAATGCGAACGGAACCTGGGCACAAACGCAAATTGTAAACCTGGAAAACCCGCTCGGACTTGCTAATGAAGTGAAGGATTTCGCATCGTCCAACCGGACTTTCGGCTGTGTGTTCGCCGAATATTTCTTTTTGCCGGAATTATCAGCCAAGATCAATGTTGGTACTGACAGCCAGGATTCGCGCCGGGATATTTTTACGTCACGTCTGACAAAAAGAGCGGAGGGAACGAAAGGTGTTGCGAGTGTACTGACCAGCAATTCGAGCAACAGCCTTATCGAATTTACGGCCCGCTATAACAAAGCACTGAATAAAAACAACCAGATTGAAGTACTTGGCGGCTACACCTACCAGGAATTTGAGGTTCGCTCACTTTCTGCCGGTGCACAAAATTTTCCGCTGGATGCACTTCTGACCGACAACCTTGGCGCTGGCTCGCAAAGCACTTTTTCTCTGGGTTCGGGCCGCACAAAAAATCAGCTCCTCTCCTACCTCGGACGCGTTAATTACAATCTGTATGACAAATATCTGTTAACTGCATCGATCAGAGCCGATGGTTCTTCCCGGTTTGGTGACAACAAAAAGTATGGTATTTTCCCTTCCGTGGCTTTGGGATGGAGATTAAAAGACGAAATTTTCCTGAAAAACATTAATACGATTACTGACCTGAAATTCCGTGCCAGTTACGGATTGACCGGTAACCAGGACATTGGAAGTTATAATTCATTGGTGCTGCTTGGGCCACAGGGACAGGCCATTTTTGACGGAACGCCTTATGTAGGGATTTCGACAACGCAGCTCCCGAATCCGGATCTGAAATGGGAAACCACGACCCAGCTCGATCTGGGTGTGGACTTTGGTTTGTTTGAAAACCGACTGACGGGTAGCGTCGATTATTTTGACAAACAAACAAAAGACCTGCTCCTGCAACTTCCGATTCCGCGCACGACCGGTTTCACTTCTACTTTTAAAAATGTGGGTGGTTTAAAAAATTCCGGTTTTGAATTCAGTCTGACTTCGATCAATATTACAGCGCCTTTCACATGGCGGTCGTCGGCAAATTTCTCAGTTGTCAAAAACAAAGTGACCGATCTTGGAACATTGCCCCTCATTCTGGGTGGTTCGGCCGGCTTCACCAATGATTTTACCATCATTCGCAAAGGTGATCCTTTGAATGCCTACTACGGGTATATCGTCGATGGGGTTTTTCAGCAGGGAGACGATATTGCCAAATCGGCGCAACCATTATCGCGCCCGGGTGAATACAAATACCGGGATGTTAACAAGGATGGTACCATCAATTCGGCCGACCGGACCATTCTTGGCTCTCCATTCCCGAAATTCACTTACGGGCTCAACAACGATATTACTTACAAATCCTTCAACTTTTCGTTTTTCTTCCAGGGCGTACAAGGCAACAAAATGTTCAACCTGAACCGTACAGAATCCGAAAACCCGATTTCATTCCGCAGAAACCGTCTGGAAGAAACTTATACGGATCGCTGGACACCGACCAATCCGACCAATAAAAATTCCTCTGCCATCCCCGTTGCAGTTTCTTATACGAGTAACGTGAACAGCCGCGCCGTGGAAAACGCGTCCTATTTGAGGTTGAAAACGGTTCAGCTGACTTACAATTTTCCTACCGGAAAGTGGAAAAGTGTTCGTGGGGTACAGGTATATGTAACAGCGCAAAACTTGTTTACGATTACCAAATACACTGGGTTTGATCCCGAAGTAAGTGCTTTTGGAACTTCGAACGTCCGGGCGGATTATAACGCATTTCCGTTATCGCGCACCTTCACAGCCGGCCTGAGTATCAATCTTTAA
- a CDS encoding SUMF1/EgtB/PvdO family nonheme iron enzyme, whose translation MAEALSREMKDLGADGLNGDTMFGVTEAYKNAYTELKYPLALQPELNIKDLKALEWNQMSWGYYWQRSMNAPGYNYSPGASTYKWLEPQHQVHVTDRWAIDKTDNLQYAFFNGIGYNSWENIWGVWNKVPDRYAEAIQRIALIYRQFPDVWSSPDWEPHVPVVQKGVYASMFPAGGKTVYTFVNRDSTDKSGNQIKLTFKAGAAYYDLWNGNELKAVKEGNQVLISFPMESRGFGAILISTSDDDKKSLKPFLSQMNMRSKKLLSGFSADWKPLPQQITKIEKTKPMAKPNNDMVLIPAAKEYIFESNGVMIEGNELPTAIGVQYPWEEHAGRSHKKTMDIASFYMDKYPVTNQQFKKFMDDTKYKPADDHNFLKDWKNGTFQQGWEDKPVTWISIEDARMYATWAGKRLPHEWEWQYAGQGSDNRIYPWGNTKDSTLIPAVDTSRTMREPYDVKIHTKAGSQFGIMDLVGNVWQWTDEYTDDHTRSAILKGGSYYHAQTSKWYFPQAKELNKHAKYLLMSPSLDRAGTIGFRCVSDL comes from the coding sequence ATGGCGGAAGCGCTGAGCAGGGAAATGAAAGATCTTGGTGCTGATGGCCTGAACGGAGATACCATGTTTGGTGTAACAGAAGCTTATAAAAATGCATATACTGAGCTAAAATATCCGCTGGCGTTACAGCCCGAGCTTAATATCAAAGATTTAAAAGCGCTCGAATGGAACCAGATGAGCTGGGGATATTACTGGCAGCGTTCCATGAATGCGCCGGGCTACAATTATTCACCTGGTGCCAGTACCTACAAATGGCTCGAACCACAGCACCAGGTGCATGTTACCGACCGCTGGGCTATTGATAAAACGGACAATCTGCAATATGCTTTTTTCAATGGAATAGGATATAACTCATGGGAAAATATCTGGGGTGTATGGAACAAGGTTCCCGATCGTTATGCCGAAGCAATACAACGCATCGCACTGATTTACCGGCAATTCCCCGATGTTTGGAGCAGTCCTGACTGGGAACCTCATGTGCCTGTCGTTCAGAAAGGTGTGTATGCTTCCATGTTTCCGGCTGGTGGTAAAACAGTATATACATTCGTGAACCGTGATAGTACGGATAAATCAGGAAACCAGATAAAACTTACTTTTAAAGCGGGTGCGGCTTATTATGATCTGTGGAACGGGAACGAATTAAAAGCTGTGAAAGAGGGCAATCAGGTATTGATATCGTTTCCCATGGAAAGCCGTGGTTTTGGAGCCATACTGATCAGTACATCTGATGACGATAAAAAAAGTTTAAAGCCCTTTTTAAGCCAGATGAATATGCGATCCAAAAAATTGTTGTCGGGTTTTTCGGCGGACTGGAAACCTTTGCCGCAGCAAATAACCAAAATCGAAAAAACAAAACCAATGGCAAAACCCAACAATGACATGGTTTTAATTCCGGCTGCAAAGGAATACATTTTCGAATCGAATGGTGTCATGATTGAAGGCAATGAACTGCCAACCGCTATTGGTGTACAATATCCGTGGGAAGAACATGCAGGACGTTCGCATAAGAAAACAATGGACATTGCTTCATTTTATATGGACAAATATCCGGTTACAAATCAGCAGTTCAAAAAATTTATGGACGACACAAAATACAAACCTGCTGATGATCATAACTTTCTGAAAGACTGGAAAAACGGAACCTTTCAACAAGGCTGGGAAGACAAGCCGGTAACCTGGATATCCATAGAAGATGCCAGAATGTACGCTACCTGGGCTGGAAAACGATTACCACATGAATGGGAATGGCAATACGCGGGACAGGGAAGTGACAATCGCATATATCCGTGGGGAAATACAAAAGACAGTACCCTGATTCCGGCCGTTGATACCAGTCGTACCATGAGAGAGCCGTATGATGTAAAAATTCATACAAAAGCAGGCAGTCAGTTTGGAATTATGGACCTGGTTGGGAATGTCTGGCAATGGACCGACGAATATACGGATGACCACACCCGTTCGGCAATTTTGAAAGGCGGAAGTTATTACCACGCACAAACTTCGAAATGGTATTTTCCGCAAGCGAAGGAACTGAACAAACATGCAAAGTATCTGCTCATGTCCCCTAGTCTGGACCGTGCCGGAACAATAGGTTTCCGGTGTGTTTCTGATCTGTAA
- a CDS encoding multidrug efflux SMR transporter has product MSWIFVLIAGAFEIGCTFCMAKARQSSGTEMNYWYVLFAVCLMTSMFMLDRALKTIPIGTAYAVWTGIGAVGTVIVGILFFKEPSSFLRILFIVTLISSVIGLKFVSH; this is encoded by the coding sequence ATGAGCTGGATATTTGTGTTGATCGCGGGAGCATTTGAAATAGGTTGTACTTTTTGCATGGCAAAGGCCAGGCAGAGCTCGGGTACTGAAATGAATTATTGGTACGTACTTTTTGCCGTTTGTCTGATGACCAGTATGTTTATGCTCGACAGAGCACTTAAAACAATCCCAATTGGCACAGCTTATGCCGTTTGGACTGGAATCGGCGCGGTTGGTACTGTAATAGTTGGTATTCTCTTCTTCAAAGAACCTTCAAGCTTCCTGAGAATTCTTTTTATTGTGACGCTGATCAGTTCAGTCATAGGGCTAAAATTTGTGTCTCATTAA
- a CDS encoding sulfatase, producing MNQFVPPFRGLMMLAILLISVHFLSAQSQKPQKPNIIVFLVDDMGWQDTSVPFWTRVTDLNKKYHTPNMERLAREGMKFTNAYAMPVCTPTRVSLMTGVNAAHHRVTHWTSPNQNTNTDYADTTLNFVDWNINGFSPVANVPHTFYGTALPAILSGNGYYTVHSGKAHFGSAGTPGSNPVNVGFQVNIAGNEIGHPASYLGKNNYDKVVNGKSNRNAVPGLEKYHGTDVFLSDAITTEALKALEKPVSEKNPFFLYLAHYAVHVPLDADKRFTDKYLKAGLDSTEAKYAALIEGMDKSLGDVLKFLDDKKLADNTVIIFMSDNGGLSTTPARGGKAWTHNLPLKAGKGSVYEGGIREPMLVRWPGVVKPQTVAEQYVIVEDFFPTILDIAGIKNPGLVQQIDGKSFLPVLKNPALIDNERELVWHHPNRWIPSEGPNIHFSSAFRKGDWKLIYDYRKSKLELYNLKNDIGELNDVAAANPERVKQLAGLFTAQLKKWDAQLPVFKKTGKQVAWPDEIASK from the coding sequence ATGAATCAGTTCGTACCTCCGTTTAGAGGTTTAATGATGTTGGCGATTTTGCTGATATCCGTCCACTTTCTATCCGCCCAAAGCCAAAAACCTCAAAAACCAAACATCATCGTTTTTCTGGTTGATGATATGGGTTGGCAGGATACTTCTGTTCCGTTTTGGACCAGGGTTACGGATTTGAACAAGAAATATCATACACCCAACATGGAACGGCTGGCCCGGGAAGGGATGAAATTTACCAACGCTTACGCCATGCCGGTCTGCACTCCTACCCGTGTGAGTTTGATGACCGGCGTGAATGCGGCCCACCACCGTGTAACGCATTGGACGTCACCCAACCAGAACACCAATACGGATTATGCCGATACGACACTCAACTTTGTGGACTGGAACATCAATGGTTTTAGTCCGGTTGCAAATGTTCCTCATACGTTTTATGGAACAGCGTTGCCTGCAATACTCAGCGGGAACGGATATTACACCGTGCACAGCGGAAAGGCACATTTTGGTTCGGCAGGAACGCCCGGTTCCAATCCGGTCAATGTTGGTTTTCAGGTCAATATTGCTGGAAATGAGATTGGACATCCAGCGAGTTATCTGGGTAAAAACAATTATGATAAAGTAGTAAACGGAAAGTCAAACCGCAATGCAGTTCCGGGACTTGAAAAGTATCATGGAACCGATGTTTTCCTGAGTGATGCCATTACAACAGAGGCATTAAAGGCACTTGAAAAACCAGTTTCAGAGAAAAATCCCTTCTTTTTATATCTCGCACATTACGCCGTACACGTTCCGCTGGATGCTGATAAACGTTTTACAGACAAATACTTAAAAGCAGGATTAGACAGCACGGAAGCAAAATACGCTGCGCTGATCGAAGGAATGGATAAAAGTCTTGGTGATGTTTTGAAATTTCTGGATGATAAAAAACTGGCAGACAATACGGTCATTATTTTCATGTCCGACAATGGCGGTTTGAGTACAACACCTGCACGCGGCGGAAAAGCGTGGACGCACAATTTACCTTTAAAAGCAGGTAAAGGTTCGGTTTATGAAGGTGGCATACGTGAGCCAATGCTGGTGCGCTGGCCGGGTGTAGTGAAGCCGCAAACTGTTGCTGAGCAATACGTGATCGTTGAGGATTTCTTTCCGACCATCCTGGATATTGCCGGAATAAAAAACCCCGGACTTGTTCAGCAGATTGACGGCAAAAGTTTTTTGCCTGTACTGAAAAATCCTGCTCTTATCGACAATGAACGCGAACTGGTGTGGCATCACCCGAACCGCTGGATTCCTTCCGAAGGGCCAAATATCCATTTTTCAAGTGCTTTCAGAAAAGGAGACTGGAAACTGATCTACGATTACCGGAAAAGCAAACTGGAACTATACAACCTGAAAAACGACATTGGCGAACTGAACGACGTGGCTGCTGCAAACCCGGAAAGGGTGAAACAACTGGCGGGATTATTCACGGCCCAATTAAAAAAATGGGACGCCCAGCTTCCGGTTTTCAAGAAAACGGGTAAACAGGTGGCATGGCCGGATGAGATTGCATCCAAATAA
- a CDS encoding sulfatase — MKKYTFLVLLIAQVLNAKTGFSQAGKQPNFIIILADDLGYGDLSSYGHPTIRTPNLDKMALEGTRFTQFYVAANVCSPSRAALLTGRLPIRNGVFGTNSANKVFFTNSTSGLPHRETTLAKALKGKGYQTAIVGKWHLGSLPQFLPLNYGFDSYFGIPYSNDMGKEGFMAPRPGSPVTSNNPVLPLYRNEKVLETEPDQNLLTKRFTAEVTDLITKNKNKPFFIYYASPFPHVPLHASPDFAGKSKRGPYGDVVEELDWSVGQVLNKLKELKLDKNTFVVFLSDNGPWLMKSLIDENGGSSGLLYEAKASTYEGGMRVPAIAWMPGTVKNQISSAVATSMDLYPTILGLAGVEIPKDKPLDGNNIKDLLTGKTDKVTDIVYFYDANQLYAIRKGAYKAHFQTNASYSQKPAETHNPPLLYNLEHDPSEKFEIGKKHPEIIAELTAAFKKHVESVVPVEAELDKREAKK, encoded by the coding sequence ATGAAAAAATATACTTTTTTAGTCCTCCTGATTGCGCAAGTGCTAAATGCGAAAACGGGCTTTTCCCAAGCCGGCAAACAACCCAATTTCATTATTATTCTGGCCGACGACCTGGGTTATGGTGATCTGAGTTCCTACGGGCATCCAACGATCCGAACTCCGAATCTGGATAAAATGGCTTTGGAAGGCACACGTTTTACACAGTTTTATGTGGCTGCCAATGTTTGTTCACCCAGCCGTGCGGCGCTGCTGACAGGACGATTACCAATCCGAAACGGTGTTTTTGGAACAAACAGTGCAAACAAAGTTTTCTTTACCAATTCAACAAGCGGACTGCCACACCGGGAAACTACACTGGCCAAAGCGCTAAAAGGAAAAGGTTACCAAACCGCTATTGTCGGCAAATGGCACCTTGGCTCGTTGCCTCAATTCCTGCCGCTGAACTACGGTTTCGACTCCTATTTTGGTATTCCCTACTCCAATGACATGGGTAAAGAAGGGTTTATGGCTCCCAGACCAGGCAGCCCGGTAACATCAAACAATCCCGTTTTGCCACTTTACCGTAATGAAAAAGTGCTCGAGACGGAACCCGACCAGAATCTTTTGACCAAACGTTTCACTGCCGAGGTTACTGACCTGATCACAAAAAATAAAAACAAACCATTTTTTATCTACTATGCAAGCCCATTTCCACATGTTCCGTTACACGCTTCGCCTGATTTTGCGGGCAAAAGCAAACGTGGGCCATATGGCGATGTGGTTGAAGAACTGGACTGGAGTGTTGGACAAGTGCTCAATAAACTGAAAGAACTGAAACTGGACAAAAACACGTTTGTCGTCTTTTTAAGCGATAACGGCCCATGGCTGATGAAATCCCTTATTGATGAAAACGGTGGTTCTTCGGGCCTGTTGTATGAAGCAAAAGCCTCCACGTATGAAGGTGGAATGCGCGTTCCGGCAATTGCCTGGATGCCGGGAACGGTTAAAAACCAAATTTCCTCAGCTGTCGCGACTTCCATGGATCTTTATCCGACAATCCTTGGGCTGGCCGGTGTAGAAATTCCGAAAGACAAGCCTTTGGACGGTAATAACATCAAAGATCTGCTGACAGGTAAGACCGATAAAGTGACTGATATTGTTTATTTCTACGATGCCAATCAACTTTATGCCATTCGGAAAGGAGCATATAAAGCTCATTTTCAAACGAATGCTTCTTATTCACAAAAACCCGCTGAGACTCATAATCCGCCATTATTATACAACTTAGAACACGATCCGTCAGAGAAATTTGAAATAGGAAAAAAGCATCCCGAGATCATTGCGGAACTAACCGCTGCATTTAAAAAGCATGTAGAAAGTGTGGTACCGGTTGAAGCGGAACTTGATAAGAGGGAGGCTAAAAAGTGA
- a CDS encoding Crp/Fnr family transcriptional regulator has protein sequence MNFEKIITDVKMVPITSLAKLREITTEKEYRKGDFLFREGKTNNNIYFIGQGIARAFVYHEHREVTFWFAQEGDPLLSIQSYVDNLPGYENIELLEDCVLFQLKKMIWKNYTMKIYTWRTGAAG, from the coding sequence ATGAATTTTGAAAAGATCATTACGGATGTGAAGATGGTCCCAATTACTTCGTTGGCAAAACTCAGGGAAATTACCACAGAGAAAGAATATCGTAAAGGTGATTTCCTTTTCAGGGAAGGTAAGACCAACAATAACATTTACTTTATTGGCCAGGGAATAGCAAGGGCTTTTGTTTATCATGAGCATCGCGAAGTAACTTTTTGGTTTGCACAGGAAGGCGACCCGCTGCTCTCGATCCAAAGTTATGTAGACAATCTCCCGGGCTACGAAAACATTGAACTTCTGGAAGACTGCGTTTTATTTCAGCTAAAAAAAATGATCTGGAAAAACTATACAATGAAGATATACACTTGGCGAACTGGGGCCGCAGGTTAG
- a CDS encoding SDR family NAD(P)-dependent oxidoreductase, with the protein MGQNNYQGALQKPIGSGFGASSTSKEVINGINLTGKVAIVTGGYAGIGLETVKVFVAAGATIIVPARDLEKAKKNLEGIANVEIESMDLMDPASIDAFAEKFLSSGRPLHLLINNAGIMWVPLNRDARGYESHFSTNHLGHFQLTARLWEALKKANGARVVNVSSWGHHFSQVHFDDPNFENREYETRMGYGQSKTANILFTLELDKRGQEFSIRSYSLHPGAIVETDLGRLLSTEDLQKLGVYDENGKVIYDPSTGRKSIPQGASTTVWCATSPQLNEIGGVYCENTEVADLDLTNTDPRKRVHGVTKIFGVMPYSLEAESAGKLWALSEKLTGIEFLG; encoded by the coding sequence ATGGGACAAAACAATTATCAAGGTGCGTTACAAAAGCCAATAGGTTCGGGCTTCGGAGCATCCTCTACTTCAAAAGAAGTCATCAACGGGATAAATCTGACAGGAAAAGTTGCCATCGTAACGGGTGGTTATGCCGGGATCGGCCTGGAAACTGTAAAAGTATTTGTGGCTGCCGGTGCAACAATTATTGTACCTGCCAGGGATTTGGAAAAAGCTAAAAAGAATCTGGAAGGAATTGCGAATGTAGAAATTGAATCGATGGATTTGATGGATCCGGCTTCCATTGATGCATTTGCAGAAAAATTCCTGTCTTCCGGCCGGCCGCTGCATTTACTGATCAACAATGCGGGCATTATGTGGGTGCCATTAAACAGGGACGCGAGAGGTTATGAATCACATTTTTCCACCAACCATCTTGGGCATTTTCAGCTTACAGCCAGACTTTGGGAAGCTCTGAAAAAAGCCAACGGTGCAAGGGTCGTGAATGTTTCGTCATGGGGGCACCATTTCTCGCAGGTTCATTTTGACGACCCGAATTTTGAAAACCGTGAATACGAGACAAGGATGGGTTACGGACAATCCAAAACGGCCAATATACTTTTCACTTTGGAACTGGACAAAAGAGGACAGGAATTCAGCATACGCTCCTATTCGCTTCATCCGGGAGCCATAGTTGAAACGGACTTAGGCAGATTACTTTCGACCGAAGATTTACAAAAACTGGGCGTTTATGACGAAAATGGGAAGGTAATTTACGACCCGTCAACCGGCAGAAAATCCATCCCGCAAGGAGCTTCAACCACAGTCTGGTGCGCAACAAGCCCGCAACTGAATGAAATTGGTGGTGTTTACTGTGAAAATACAGAAGTAGCAGACCTAGACCTCACCAACACCGACCCACGCAAACGAGTACACGGAGTAACGAAAATCTTCGGCGTTATGCCTTATTCCCTGGAAGCAGAAAGCGCAGGAAAACTGTGGGCTTTGAGTGAAAAGCTGACGGGAATCGAGTTTTTGGGTTAA
- a CDS encoding RagB/SusD family nutrient uptake outer membrane protein encodes MAEARFLRASGYIYLYDLFGPTPIITSSISNSADRPSRATKEEFIKFVTDELTAVSEILPVTPKQYGRATKGAALAFLTKFYLNNKDWAKANETAQKVIDLNTYSLFNATNRADLFKIANEKNSEFIYVRPHIAQPGLGTNYLPHAAPPNYKFKGAAKANYATQFKTLSAFYDSFDPKDQRRGVFLTEYDDLSGKHIVLGQDDKRSFKFEEDLPATAADMGNDFPVVRYADILLSKAEALNELNGPTQESIELINQVRLKAGVDAIKLAEFASKDLLRAHILKERGWEFFTEELRRQDLIRHGKFIELAKGRGKVAFDYQILFPLPQSEIDRNPNLKQNDGYK; translated from the coding sequence GTGGCCGAAGCAAGGTTTCTGCGTGCAAGCGGATACATTTATTTATACGACCTTTTCGGGCCTACCCCAATCATTACCAGCAGTATAAGCAACAGCGCAGACCGTCCGTCACGCGCTACGAAAGAGGAATTTATCAAATTTGTAACGGACGAACTGACTGCGGTGAGTGAAATTTTACCAGTTACGCCTAAGCAGTACGGACGTGCAACCAAAGGTGCGGCACTTGCATTTTTGACCAAGTTTTACTTGAATAACAAGGATTGGGCAAAAGCAAATGAAACTGCACAAAAGGTGATCGACCTGAATACATACAGCCTTTTTAATGCCACCAACAGAGCTGATCTATTCAAGATCGCGAACGAAAAAAACAGTGAGTTTATTTATGTGAGGCCTCATATTGCACAGCCCGGACTTGGTACCAATTACCTTCCGCATGCAGCGCCACCAAACTATAAATTCAAGGGTGCAGCGAAGGCAAATTACGCCACGCAGTTCAAAACGCTCTCCGCATTTTACGATTCATTTGATCCAAAGGACCAGCGTCGTGGGGTATTTTTGACTGAATATGATGACCTGAGCGGTAAACATATTGTACTCGGACAGGATGATAAGCGCAGTTTCAAGTTCGAAGAAGACCTTCCGGCAACGGCGGCTGATATGGGAAATGACTTCCCGGTAGTTCGTTATGCCGATATTCTTTTAAGTAAAGCTGAGGCATTAAATGAATTGAACGGCCCGACACAGGAATCGATTGAGCTGATCAATCAGGTTCGGTTAAAAGCGGGAGTTGATGCGATAAAGCTGGCAGAATTTGCTTCAAAAGATCTTTTGCGGGCGCATATTCTGAAAGAAAGAGGCTGGGAATTTTTCACCGAAGAATTACGCCGCCAGGACCTGATCCGTCACGGAAAATTCATAGAACTGGCAAAAGGCAGAGGCAAAGTAGCCTTTGATTATCAGATTCTGTTCCCGCTGCCCCAAAGCGAAATCGACCGCAATCCAAATTTGAAGCAGAATGACGGGTATAAGTAA